The following proteins are co-located in the Paludibaculum fermentans genome:
- the hypB gene encoding hydrogenase nickel incorporation protein HypB: MNPVRIPVVEKVLSANDSVAAATRAQLDALGIFSLNLMASPGAGKTSLVERTAAALKGSHPVGMVNGDTSEAAFDAERSQRAGALSVHINTGGKCHLEAAMVRDALALLPLDQIRLLIIENVGNLVCPSAWQLGAQRSVLIASIPEGDDKPYKYPKMYSGVDVLVINKIDLLPYVDFRMDYFRRGVETLNPGLVTFAVSCRTGEGLDAWFDWLRSRMA, translated from the coding sequence ATGAACCCCGTCCGCATTCCCGTTGTCGAGAAGGTCCTCTCCGCCAACGACTCCGTGGCCGCCGCCACCCGGGCTCAGCTCGACGCCCTGGGCATCTTCTCGTTGAACCTGATGGCGTCGCCCGGCGCCGGCAAGACGTCACTGGTCGAGCGCACCGCCGCCGCCCTCAAAGGCTCCCATCCCGTGGGGATGGTGAACGGTGACACGTCGGAGGCCGCCTTCGACGCTGAGCGCAGCCAGCGCGCCGGAGCGCTCTCCGTCCACATCAACACCGGAGGCAAGTGCCACCTCGAGGCGGCCATGGTGCGCGATGCCCTGGCCCTGCTGCCGCTGGATCAGATCCGGCTGCTGATCATTGAGAACGTCGGCAACCTGGTGTGCCCCTCGGCCTGGCAGTTGGGCGCCCAGCGCAGCGTGCTGATCGCGTCGATTCCAGAAGGCGATGACAAGCCTTACAAGTACCCCAAGATGTACTCGGGCGTGGACGTGCTGGTGATCAACAAGATCGACCTGCTGCCCTATGTCGACTTCCGCATGGACTACTTCCGCCGCGGCGTGGAGACGCTGAATCCGGGCCTCGTCACCTTCGCGGTCTCCTGCCGCACCGGCGAAGGGCTGGATGCCTGGTTCGACTGGCTGCGGAGCCGCATGGCGTGA